AGCAGCATCAAGAGAGAGGTTCTCGAAAAATTCTGGGGTGAAGATGTTATCATCAATGAAGGTGCGGAGCTGACTTGGATGAGACAGCCCCATTACTATATGGGATTATATCCTTACACCTATAGCGCAGGGCTAACTGTAGCCACAGAAGTCAGCAAGCGTATTTTAAAGGAAGGAAGTCCTGCAATTGAAGATTGGAGAACGGTTCTAAAAGCGGGAGGGACAAAGACCCCAGTAGAGCTTGCCAAAATGGCAGGTGTGGATATCACAACAGAAAAGCCATTATTAGACACGGTAGCATATATCGGCAGTATCATCAACGAGATCATAGCGCTTACGGAACAGATAGAAAATCACAACCAATAAAAAGACTTTCCAAAGGAGAAGGATGGCATGTTCAAGAAAAAAATATCAGGATGGTTTTAATTTACATATGCATATTTTCCTTTGGACTATTTTTTATTAATACAGTGGAAGGAGAGGCAGATTCTGTTTTAGAGCTGGAAGAGAAACTATCGCAAATCTCTGAGGACGAGAGAACTGTATTGGAGGATTTGTTTTTAATCCATCAGGAAATCGAAGCGATGGAAAGAGAAGTAGAGCAGATAGAAAATCAAATCCATGGGATGACCCAAGAGATTACGGATTTAGAAATAAAAATTGAACAGGAAAATCAGTCTTTTGAAAAGGGAAAAGAAAACTTAAAGCAGGTTCTCAGAAGCTATCAGCGAATGGGCACAGGCTCCTATATCAAAATCATACTGGAATCTAACAGCATTAGCGGATTTTTAAGAAGAATCAATATTTTGAGAGACATGACGAAAAATACAGGAAAGCTTCTAAATAGCCTAGAGGAAAGCAAAGCAAAAATGGTGTTCAGCAAGGAAAATCTAGATGAAAAACTTTCCTTAGTTGAAGCAGAAAAAATACGGTTGAAGATAGCACTGGAGAAAAACATTGCCTTAAAAAATGACCTCCAGCAGTATTTAAACACCATGGCAGAGCAGCGGGATTATTATAGTCAGTATTTAGACAATATTAAAGTGGTTTGGAATGAGCTTAAGCCTATGTTCTACAATACAACAAAGGAATTTAACCGGATCATAAGCTCGGAAAATCTACCCGAGGATTTATTGAAGATCAATTTAACCCTAAAAGGAATTCGAGGGTCGATTGAAGAGAGGACATTTAATGAGATTTTAACGGGCAGAGCGTACCTACCAAAAATAGAAATCAGTTTCTATAAAGATGAAATCAAGATGGAATTACCAGAGAAGTATTTGATACTTCAAGGGGGATTCGTTATTTTAAATAAAAATCAATTGGAATTCAAAGTGAATCGAGGAAGCTTTTTTGGAATGGAACTGGAACAAAGTGCCATCGCAGATTTATTTAAAGAAGGACCGATGGTATTGGATATTAGCCCGCTCATTGGGAAGAATGAGATTATTTCTGTAGAGATATTGAATCGATCTTTAGAATTATTGGTTTTACCGAGATTGTAGGATATTATCATAATAATTTTGCCAAAAGGGGGCAGAAAGATGATCGAAGCCATAAATTTAAGCTTAGCATATCCCGATGGAACGGTGGCTTTAAAGGATGCAAATTTTAAAATAGAAAGCGGAGCGCTGGTTTATATCATAGGACCTAGTGGTTCTGGAAAAACCAGTTTACTAAAGCTATTGCTGGGAGAGATCTATCCAACCACAGGCTCCTTGGAGATTTTGGGACAAAAAATCAGCGAAAAGGAAGTTCGAAAAATTAGAGCATTGCGGAGAAAAATAGGGCCTATTTTCCAAGACTTTAGATTGATGAAGGGTAGAACGGTGATCGATAATGTGATGCAGGGAATTCGGTTTATGGAGATCCCTTCTAAGGAATTAAAGAAGCAGGCAAGTGAAGCCCTTGAAAGAGTGGGGCTAACCCATAAAACATCATCCTTGGTGGAACATCTATCTTGGGGAGAGAAACAGCGGGTATCCATTGCTCGAGCTTTGGTGAGAAAGCCAGCTTTAATCTTGGCAGATGAACCTACGGGAAATTTAGATAAGGAAAATGCACTAAAAATACTGGAGCTATTGATCTCCCTCCAAAGGCAGAATACAACGGTGATCATCACTACCCACGCTACCCACTTAATCGATTCGGAAAAAGAAGCCACCTTAATTCAGGTGGACAGAGGGCAGATTGCTGTGGAAAGGTTAGGGCTGGCGTAGATGAAGACATATCTGAAAAATACAGGGTATTTTCTAAGAGAAACGAAAGCAATTTTTAGATTGAGTCTAAAATCTAACGTATTATCGCTACTGAGTACAGGGCTTATATTTTTTATTTTAACCCTCGTTATTTCCTCTGGGTGGGCCACTGGTAAAATTGTAGCAATGATCCAAAACGAAGCAGAACTGAATGTATATTTTGATGAAAGCATGGGGGAAGGAGCGATAAGATCTCTGATAGAAAGAATAAAAGGGATTGAAGGCGTAGGGGCAGTGTATTTTATTGAGGAAGAAGAAGCCTACAGTAGGATGGTAGAAGTTTTAGGAAAAGAAGCAGAAGTTTTAAAATTCTTTGATGAAAATCCATTCAGCCCTTTTATCCAGGTGGAAATTAATTTAGATAAAATTGGGAGCATCTTAAAGGAACTGAAGAATGTGGAGGGGATCGATTATATTCGGGATAATAAAGAGGTTTTAGATCAGATGAGTCGCATTGCTGAGATGATAAAGAAAACAGGGTATCTACTAGTGACGGCTACGGCGATCACTACATTGGTGATTATCTCTCATATGATTCGGCTGGGCATCTACAGCAATAAAGAGCAGATCGACACCCTCCGACTATTGGGTGCGCCGGAGCCTTTTATAGCATTTCCATATGTGTTATGTGGCGTGTTGTTGACCCTTGGCGGTGGAATTCTAGCTATTCTTTTGGTCTTCTTTATATTAAAATATTTCTACGCCTTGATCGTCGGAGCCATGCCATTGCTGTCCATACCGCCCATGGAAACCGTGCTATATCAGATGGTGTTATGGATACTGCCTCTATGCGGGTTCTTAGGTGCTTTAGGAAGCGTCATCGGACTCAATGCATCGGAGTCTTAGAAAGATACAAAAGAAAGGAAGATTTTATGATTACAACAATATTATTTGACTTAGATGGGACACTACTACCAATGGATACGGAGGAATTCGTTAAGAAGTATTTTCAAGAGCTGTCCAGTAAAATGAAAAGCTATTTTACTTTAGAGGAGATTACCAAAACGGTGTGGCGATCAACAAAGTATATGATCGATCATGAAGATGCTACAAAAACTAATGAAGAGGCCTTTTTTGAAGACTTTTATGAAAGAGTCAATCTGGAAGCAGAGGTATTGAACCCTATTTTTGAAGAGTTTTATGAAAAAGATTTTAATAATATCAGAAAGATATCCACCCAAAATACACATATGATAGAAGCCATTCAGCTTCTAAAAGAAAAAGGATATACTTTGGTGGTGGCGACGAATCCACTATTCCCAGAGAAATCTGTGTTCCACCGCATTGAATGGGCGGGATTGAACAAAGAAGATTTTACCTTCATCACAAGCTTTGAAAAAATGCACTACTGTAAGCCACAAATTAAGTTTTATGAGGAAATTCTAGAAAATATTAAGAAGAAACCGTCCACTTGTATGATGGTAGGCAACGATATCCAAGAGGATATGGTTGCAAAAGAAATCGGAATGAAAACGTACTTGATCGAAGATCATGTAATTGGCCATGATTTTGAAAATAAGAATATTGACTATAAAGGAAGCTATAAAGATTTCCATAAGTTTGTACAGAACCTACCGTCTCTGAAATAAGTAACTGGATGAAACAAATCATCGTAAAAAAGTGCTTCTCTGGTTTTAAAACCTCCTTCCAGAGAAGCACTTTATTTAATAGAATTTAAAATACCCAATTTCCATTTTTGAATAGTTCAACCTCGGTGCCATCTTTTTCATAAGCCACGATACTTAACTCCGGTCCACCCACCATAAAATCTGTATGGATTAAACTGAAATTCGCGCCCTTTGCTTTCAGCTCTTCCTCTGTTAGATTAGAGCCATTCTGCATGGCATAGGAGTAAGCCCTGCCAAGTGCAAAATGCACGGAGGCATTTTCATCGAATAATGTATTGTTAAATAGGATGCCAGTATTGGAGATTGGAGAATCGTCCGGCACTAAGGCAACCTCGCCTAAATATTTTGCGCCTTCGTCGTTTTCCATTAATTTTTCTAGAACCTCGTATCCTTTTTCTGCATAAAAGTCAACAACTTTACCATCTTTAAAGGTAAATCCAAAGTTATCCACCAGCTTGCCATTTAAGCTCAGCGGCTTTGTAGCCTTTAAGGTACCATTAACCTTTAGGGCATATGGCGTAGTGAATACTTCCTCTGTAGGAATATTGGCAACGAATGGATCACCAGCTAAACTTTCTTTGGAGCCGCCCATCCAGAAATGCTCCTCTGCAAGGTATACTTCTAAATCTGTCCCTGGTGCTTTGAATACCAGCTTTTCAAATTGCTTTTCATTTAAGAAATCCCTATACTTTTTGATATTTCGATCATGCTCCTGCCATGCTTCAACTGGATTTTCTTGATCCACACGTGTTGCTTCAAAGACCTTTTCCCAAAGCTTTTCAATGGCAACGGTTGTCTCTAAATCTGGGTAGACACTTTTTGCCCATGCTGCTGAAGGCATGGCAACGATGCACCATTTTGTAAAGCCAGTCATTCGATAATGCATAATTGGCGCCATTGCCACAGATGCACTTTTTTGACTTTGAGCCACTAAATCTCCATCGACATCCTTTAATAGCTCTGGATCTGGTGCCATAATGAACAGATGGTGGTAATTATCTTTATACATATCCTCTAAAGAATCTACCTTCCATTGTGGAAAACTTTCAAAAACGAAATCCTTCCCATGGCGATATCGGATAATGCTCATCTCATCGTCTGCCAGTTGAAATTCAACGTGCTTTGCTCCTGCTTCATAGGCTTTCTTCATAATCAGTCTTGCAAGAGGTAGGGTGTCAACATTCCCCATAATCAGTAAGCCTTCTTTTTCCTTTAAGTTAATGCCAACCTTTACAGCTAGCTCTGCATATTTTTCAAGATTGCGCTCTAAATGAATCATACGATTGAACCTCCCCAGTAATATTAATAATAGAATTTGTTACCGATATATAATTGGTACGTCCATATGTAACAACTATATTTTACCACAATTTTGAATCTTTTGCCTTATTCTTTTTTTCTTCACTTGTTTACAGATATTAAAGAGTGTTAGAATATTCTTATTAAGACTATGAATAGTAGAGCCTAAATTCTAAGGAGGAAAACCATGGAAGATAAAAACAGTGTTTTATTAGAGGAATTGAAAAATTTAAAAGAGACCATATGGGTCAACCCAAAATATAAAGCGTTTGATCTAGTGAAGGAAAAGCTACCGGTTTCCTATGAGGATGTGCTAGAAGCGGAGGAACGGTTCAAGAGATTTTCCAGCTATCTAAAGGCTGTATTCCCAGAAACTGTAGAAGGCATCATTGAATCGCCAATATCTCCAATCGATCATATGAAAAAAAGAATGGAAAAGGATTATCACAAGAAAATATACGGGAACTTAATTTTGAAGAGAGATGATTTACTTCCCATTGCAGGCTCCATCAAAGCAAGGGGAGGGATCTATGAGGTATTAAAGCATGCGG
Above is a genomic segment from Alkaliphilus oremlandii OhILAs containing:
- a CDS encoding coiled-coil domain-containing protein, whose protein sequence is MVLIYICIFSFGLFFINTVEGEADSVLELEEKLSQISEDERTVLEDLFLIHQEIEAMEREVEQIENQIHGMTQEITDLEIKIEQENQSFEKGKENLKQVLRSYQRMGTGSYIKIILESNSISGFLRRINILRDMTKNTGKLLNSLEESKAKMVFSKENLDEKLSLVEAEKIRLKIALEKNIALKNDLQQYLNTMAEQRDYYSQYLDNIKVVWNELKPMFYNTTKEFNRIISSENLPEDLLKINLTLKGIRGSIEERTFNEILTGRAYLPKIEISFYKDEIKMELPEKYLILQGGFVILNKNQLEFKVNRGSFFGMELEQSAIADLFKEGPMVLDISPLIGKNEIISVEILNRSLELLVLPRL
- a CDS encoding cell division ATP-binding protein FtsE: MIEAINLSLAYPDGTVALKDANFKIESGALVYIIGPSGSGKTSLLKLLLGEIYPTTGSLEILGQKISEKEVRKIRALRRKIGPIFQDFRLMKGRTVIDNVMQGIRFMEIPSKELKKQASEALERVGLTHKTSSLVEHLSWGEKQRVSIARALVRKPALILADEPTGNLDKENALKILELLISLQRQNTTVIITTHATHLIDSEKEATLIQVDRGQIAVERLGLA
- a CDS encoding cell division protein FtsX translates to MKTYLKNTGYFLRETKAIFRLSLKSNVLSLLSTGLIFFILTLVISSGWATGKIVAMIQNEAELNVYFDESMGEGAIRSLIERIKGIEGVGAVYFIEEEEAYSRMVEVLGKEAEVLKFFDENPFSPFIQVEINLDKIGSILKELKNVEGIDYIRDNKEVLDQMSRIAEMIKKTGYLLVTATAITTLVIISHMIRLGIYSNKEQIDTLRLLGAPEPFIAFPYVLCGVLLTLGGGILAILLVFFILKYFYALIVGAMPLLSIPPMETVLYQMVLWILPLCGFLGALGSVIGLNASES
- a CDS encoding HAD family hydrolase, with translation MITTILFDLDGTLLPMDTEEFVKKYFQELSSKMKSYFTLEEITKTVWRSTKYMIDHEDATKTNEEAFFEDFYERVNLEAEVLNPIFEEFYEKDFNNIRKISTQNTHMIEAIQLLKEKGYTLVVATNPLFPEKSVFHRIEWAGLNKEDFTFITSFEKMHYCKPQIKFYEEILENIKKKPSTCMMVGNDIQEDMVAKEIGMKTYLIEDHVIGHDFENKNIDYKGSYKDFHKFVQNLPSLK
- a CDS encoding aminopeptidase, translating into MIHLERNLEKYAELAVKVGINLKEKEGLLIMGNVDTLPLARLIMKKAYEAGAKHVEFQLADDEMSIIRYRHGKDFVFESFPQWKVDSLEDMYKDNYHHLFIMAPDPELLKDVDGDLVAQSQKSASVAMAPIMHYRMTGFTKWCIVAMPSAAWAKSVYPDLETTVAIEKLWEKVFEATRVDQENPVEAWQEHDRNIKKYRDFLNEKQFEKLVFKAPGTDLEVYLAEEHFWMGGSKESLAGDPFVANIPTEEVFTTPYALKVNGTLKATKPLSLNGKLVDNFGFTFKDGKVVDFYAEKGYEVLEKLMENDEGAKYLGEVALVPDDSPISNTGILFNNTLFDENASVHFALGRAYSYAMQNGSNLTEEELKAKGANFSLIHTDFMVGGPELSIVAYEKDGTEVELFKNGNWVF